The following coding sequences lie in one Arabidopsis thaliana chromosome 3, partial sequence genomic window:
- a CDS encoding Esterase/lipase/thioesterase family protein gives MGVTLLRSIFGLCAVSSSSRVTDSYCSTKSYLRRRRTSASKQRLTEIKSVTSTPPPPSREARDFVGDGGGPPRWFSPLECRAQAPNSPLLLFLPGIDGTGLGLIRHHKKLGEIFDIWCLHIPVSDRTPFKDLVKLIERTVKSENYRFPNRPIYLVGESIGACLALDVAARNPNVDLALILVNPATHVNNFMSKPLLGMLNVLPDGIPTLWEDVFGFKQGAPLTGILEAMSNEFSVQRMGGVGGGMLRDLFAVSANLPTLSRMFSKDTLLWKLEMLKSAIASVNSHIYSVKAETLILPSGRDQWLLNEEDIVRYSRTLPNCIVRKLDDNGQFPLLEDSLDLATIIKLTCFYRRGKSHDYVSDYIKPTPFELQQLLDEHRLLMDAISPVMLSTLEDGLLLKERNIHMRGLTHPMVFMYIQDSLVDPKMFDKYKLMGGVPVSNMNFYKLLREKAHVLLYPGGVREALHRKGEEYKLFWPEQSEFVRVASKFGAKIVPFGVVGEDDIFNIVLDSNDQRNIPILKDLMEKATKDAGNLREGDESELGNQDCYNPRTCT, from the exons ATGGGGGTTACATTACTTCGCTCAATCTTCGGTCTCTGTGCcgtctcatcttcatcaagagTAACTGATTCCTACTGTTCAACGAAGTCATATCTCCGACGACGCCGGACCTCCGCCTCGAAGCAACGACTCACGGAGATCAAATCCGTAACATCcactcctcctcctccttctaGGG AAGCGAGAGATTTCGTTGGGGATGGAGGAGGTCCACCTCGTTGGTTCTCTCCGTTGGAATGCAGAGCTCAAGCGCCAAACTCTCCTCTCCTCCTCTTTTTACCTG GGATCGATGGTACTGGACTAGGTCTCATTCGTCATCACAAGAAACTTGGGGA GATTTTTGATATATGGTGCCTTCACATTCCCGTCAGTGATCGTACTCCATTTAAAG aCTTGGTGAAGCTTATTGAGAGGACAGTTAAGTCGGAGAACTACCGTTTCCCAAATAGACCAATATATTTAGTTGGAGAATCTATTGGAGCATGTCTTGCGTTAGATGTTGCAGCCAGGAATCCCAACGTTGATCTTGCTCTGATCTTGGTTAATCCAG CCACACATGTCAACAACTTCATGTCAAAACCTCTATTAGGAATGCTTAATGTTTTACCTGATGGAATTCCCACACTATGGGAAGACGTATTTGGTTTTAAGCAAG GCGCTCCATTGACTGGAATATTAGAAGCTATGTCAAATGAATTTTCCGTCCAGCGAATGGGCGGAGTGGGTGGAGGGATGCTAAGAGATCTCTTTGCAGTTTCAGCTAATCTTCCA aCTCTGAGTAGGATGTTCTCTAAGGACACACTCCTTTGGAAGCTTGAAATGCTAAAGTCTGCTATTGCTTCTGTAAATTCTCACATATACTCAGTTAAAGCTGAAACACTGATACTTCCAAG TGGACGTGATCAATGGCTGCTTAATGAGGAAGACATTGTCAGATACTCGCGAACGTTGCCAAATTGTATTGTACGTAAGCTTGATGACAATGGACAGTTTCCTCTTTTG GAGGACAGCTTAGATCTGGCTACTATCATCAAGCTTACTTGTTTTTATCGCCGTGGGAAGTCACATGATTACGTTTCGGATTACATTAAACCTACCCCTTTTGAGTTACAACAACTATTAGACGAGCACCG ATTGCTAATGGATGCTATTTCACCTGTAATGCTATCAACTCTAGAAGACG GTCTACTCTTAAAAGAGAGGAATATTCACATGCGTGGTTTGACACATCCGATGGTATTTATGTATATCCAAGACTCGTTAGTCGACCCGAAGATGTTTGACAAATATAAGTTAATGGGTGGAGTACCTGTCTCCAATATGAATTTCTACAAACTACTGCGTGAAAAGGCTCATGTGCTTTTGTATCCTGGAGGTGTCCGCGAAGCTTTGCATAGAAAG GGTGAAGAATACAAGCTGTTTTGGCCAGAACAATCCGAGTTTGTGAGAGTTGCATCTAAATTTGGAGCGAAAATCGTTCCTTTCGGTGTTGTTGGAGAAGACGACATCTTTAAT ATTGTATTGGACTCCAATGATCAAAGGAACATCCCTATCCTAAAAGATTTAATGGAAAAAGCAACAAAGGACGCTGGCAACCTAAG GGAAGGAGACGAAAGCGAATTGGGAAACCAAGATTGCTATAATCCCAGGACTTGTACCTAA
- a CDS encoding Esterase/lipase/thioesterase family protein (Esterase/lipase/thioesterase family protein; FUNCTIONS IN: transferase activity, transferring acyl groups other than amino-acyl groups, catalytic activity; INVOLVED IN: biological_process unknown; CONTAINS InterPro DOMAIN/s: Diacylglycerol acyltransferase (InterPro:IPR007130); BEST Arabidopsis thaliana protein match is: Esterase/lipase/thioesterase family protein (TAIR:AT3G26840.1); Has 441 Blast hits to 434 proteins in 126 species: Archae - 0; Bacteria - 203; Metazoa - 10; Fungi - 4; Plants - 170; Viruses - 0; Other Eukaryotes - 54 (source: NCBI BLink).), protein MGVTLLRSIFGLCAVSSSSRVTDSYCSTKSYLRRRRTSASKQRLTEIKSVTSTPPPPSREARDFVGDGGGPPRWFSPLECRAQAPNSPLLLFLPGIDGTGLGLIRHHKKLGEIFDIWCLHIPVSDRTPFKDLVKLIERTVKSENYRFPNRPIYLVGESIGACLALDVAARNPNVDLALILVNPATHVNNFMSKPLLGMLNVLPDGIPTLWEDVFGFKQGAPLTGILEAMSNEFSVQRMGGVGGGMLRDLFAVSANLPTLSRMFSKDTLLWKLEMLKSAIASVNSHIYSVKAETLILPSGRDQWLLNEEDIVRYSRTLPNCIVRKLDDNGQFPLLEDSLDLATIIKLTCFYRRGKSHDYVSDYIKPTPFELQQLLDEHRLLMDAISPVMLSTLEDGLLLKERNIHMRGLTHPMVFMYIQDSLVDPKMFDKYKLMGGVPVSNMNFYKLLREKAHVLLYPGGVREALHRKGEEYKLFWPEQSEFVRVASKFGAKIVPFGVVGEDDIFNIVLDSNDQRNIPILKDLMEKATKDAGNLRWKETKANWETKIAIIPGLVPKIPGRFYYYFGKPIDLAGKEKELKDKEKAQEVYLQAKSEVEQCIAYLKMKRECDPYRQLLPRMMYQASHGWSCEIPTFDL, encoded by the exons ATGGGGGTTACATTACTTCGCTCAATCTTCGGTCTCTGTGCcgtctcatcttcatcaagagTAACTGATTCCTACTGTTCAACGAAGTCATATCTCCGACGACGCCGGACCTCCGCCTCGAAGCAACGACTCACGGAGATCAAATCCGTAACATCcactcctcctcctccttctaGGG AAGCGAGAGATTTCGTTGGGGATGGAGGAGGTCCACCTCGTTGGTTCTCTCCGTTGGAATGCAGAGCTCAAGCGCCAAACTCTCCTCTCCTCCTCTTTTTACCTG GGATCGATGGTACTGGACTAGGTCTCATTCGTCATCACAAGAAACTTGGGGA GATTTTTGATATATGGTGCCTTCACATTCCCGTCAGTGATCGTACTCCATTTAAAG aCTTGGTGAAGCTTATTGAGAGGACAGTTAAGTCGGAGAACTACCGTTTCCCAAATAGACCAATATATTTAGTTGGAGAATCTATTGGAGCATGTCTTGCGTTAGATGTTGCAGCCAGGAATCCCAACGTTGATCTTGCTCTGATCTTGGTTAATCCAG CCACACATGTCAACAACTTCATGTCAAAACCTCTATTAGGAATGCTTAATGTTTTACCTGATGGAATTCCCACACTATGGGAAGACGTATTTGGTTTTAAGCAAG GCGCTCCATTGACTGGAATATTAGAAGCTATGTCAAATGAATTTTCCGTCCAGCGAATGGGCGGAGTGGGTGGAGGGATGCTAAGAGATCTCTTTGCAGTTTCAGCTAATCTTCCA aCTCTGAGTAGGATGTTCTCTAAGGACACACTCCTTTGGAAGCTTGAAATGCTAAAGTCTGCTATTGCTTCTGTAAATTCTCACATATACTCAGTTAAAGCTGAAACACTGATACTTCCAAG TGGACGTGATCAATGGCTGCTTAATGAGGAAGACATTGTCAGATACTCGCGAACGTTGCCAAATTGTATTGTACGTAAGCTTGATGACAATGGACAGTTTCCTCTTTTG GAGGACAGCTTAGATCTGGCTACTATCATCAAGCTTACTTGTTTTTATCGCCGTGGGAAGTCACATGATTACGTTTCGGATTACATTAAACCTACCCCTTTTGAGTTACAACAACTATTAGACGAGCACCG ATTGCTAATGGATGCTATTTCACCTGTAATGCTATCAACTCTAGAAGACG GTCTACTCTTAAAAGAGAGGAATATTCACATGCGTGGTTTGACACATCCGATGGTATTTATGTATATCCAAGACTCGTTAGTCGACCCGAAGATGTTTGACAAATATAAGTTAATGGGTGGAGTACCTGTCTCCAATATGAATTTCTACAAACTACTGCGTGAAAAGGCTCATGTGCTTTTGTATCCTGGAGGTGTCCGCGAAGCTTTGCATAGAAAG GGTGAAGAATACAAGCTGTTTTGGCCAGAACAATCCGAGTTTGTGAGAGTTGCATCTAAATTTGGAGCGAAAATCGTTCCTTTCGGTGTTGTTGGAGAAGACGACATCTTTAAT ATTGTATTGGACTCCAATGATCAAAGGAACATCCCTATCCTAAAAGATTTAATGGAAAAAGCAACAAAGGACGCTGGCAACCTAAGGT GGAAGGAGACGAAAGCGAATTGGGAAACCAAGATTGCTATAATCCCAGGACTTGTACCTAAAATTCCAGGGCGGTTCTACTATTACTTTGGCAAACCAATAGACTTAGCAG GTAAGGAGAAGGAGctgaaagacaaagaaaaggCACAAGAGGTTTACTTGCAAGCAAAGTCTGAGGTCGAACAATGCATTGCAtacttaaaaatgaaaagagagtGTGATCCTTACAGACAATTGTTGCCAAGGATGATGTATCAAGCCTCACATGGTTGGTCTTGTGAAATCCCAACGTTTGATCTCTAA
- the PAD3 gene encoding Cytochrome P450 superfamily protein (PHYTOALEXIN DEFICIENT 3 (PAD3); FUNCTIONS IN: dihydrocamalexic acid decarboxylase activity, monooxygenase activity, oxygen binding; INVOLVED IN: in 6 processes; LOCATED IN: endoplasmic reticulum, microsome; EXPRESSED IN: 15 plant structures; EXPRESSED DURING: 9 growth stages; CONTAINS InterPro DOMAIN/s: Cytochrome P450 (InterPro:IPR001128), Cytochrome P450, E-class, group I (InterPro:IPR002401), Cytochrome P450, conserved site (InterPro:IPR017972); BEST Arabidopsis thaliana protein match is: cytochrome P450, family 71, subfamily B, polypeptide 28 (TAIR:AT1G13090.1); Has 31909 Blast hits to 31706 proteins in 1646 species: Archae - 46; Bacteria - 3053; Metazoa - 11727; Fungi - 6529; Plants - 9477; Viruses - 0; Other Eukaryotes - 1077 (source: NCBI BLink).), protein MSVFLCFLVLLPLILIFLNVLKPSKYKLPPGPKKLPIIGNLHQRRTLHPRNRRNLAEMYGPVALLQYGFVPVVAISSKEAAEEVLKINDLECCSRPEAAGMRATFYNFKDIGMAPFGDEWSLMRKLSVVELFSVKKLQSFKYIIEEENNLCVKKLSEFATRQSPVNLERAIFTLVGNIVCRIGYGINLYECDFFEADRVVDLVLKAEAVIRETVFSDFFPGRIGRFIDCISGQNRRLKNNFSVVDTFFQNVLNEHLKPGRESSTIVDLMIDMKKKQENDGDALKFTTDHLKGMISDIFVAGIGGVAGITLWGMTELIRNPRVMKKVQDEIRTTLGDKKERIKEEDLNQLHYFKLVVKETLRLHPTTPLLLPRQTMSHIKIQGYDVPAKTQILVNVYAMGRDPKLWENADEFNPDRFLDSSVDFKGKNYEFIPFGSGRRICPGMTMGTILVEMALLNLLYFFDWGLAKQEEAKEIINGEENFLAFFQVLHH, encoded by the exons ATGTCggttttcctctgtttcctcGTCCTCTTACCCCTGATCTTAATCTTCTTGAACGTTTTGAAACCTTCGAAATATAAGCTTCCTCCGGGTCCAAAGAAGCTTCCCATCATCGGAAACTTACACCAACGCAGGACACTACATCCGAGGAATCGCCGTAATCTCGCCGAAATGTATGGACCAGTGGCGCTTCTCCAATACGGATTCGTCCCCGTGGTCGCGATCTCTTCGAAAGAAGCAGCAGAGGAAGTGCTAAAGATCAACGATCTTGAGTGTTGTAGTCGACCAGAGGCGGCCGGAATGAGAGCAACTTTTTACAACTTCAAAGACATCGGGATGGCACCCTTCGGTGACGAGTGGAGTCTGATGCGGAAGCTCTCGGTGGTCGAGCTCTTCAGCGTGAAAAAGCTTCAATCTTTCAAGTATATCATAGAGGAAGAGAATAACTTGTGTGTCAAGAAACTCTCTGAGTTTGCTACGAGACAATCTCCGGTGAATCTTGAGAGAGCCATTTTCACTTTAGTCGGAAATATAGTGTGTCGTATCGGGTACGGGATAAATCTCTATGAGTGTGATTTCTTTGAAGCTGATAGAGTCGTGGATCTTGTGCTAAAGGCTGAAGCGGTCATAAGAGAAACTGTGTTCTCTGATTTCTTTCCCGGAAGAATCGGTAGGTTCATCGACTGTATCTCCGGTCAGAACAGGAGATTGAAGAATAATTTCTCGGTAGTAGACACTTTCTTTCAGAATGTTCTTAACGAGCATCTTAAGCCTGGAAGAGAGAGCTCTACTATTGTTGACTTGATGATcgatatgaagaagaagcaagagaacGATGGAGATGCTCTCAAGTTCACCACTGATCATCTCAAAGGAATGATCTCG GACATATTTGTAGCAGGGATTGGTGGAGTCGCTGGCATAACACTATGGGGAATGACCGAGCTGATCAGAAACCCaagagtgatgaagaaagtgCAAGACGAGATTCGGACAACACTTGGGGACAAGAAGgagagaatcaaagaagaagatctaaaCCAACTTCACTACTTTAAGCTCGTGGTCAAGGAGACATTAAGGTTACATCCAACAACTCCACTCTTGCTCCCAAGACAGACAATGTCTCATATCAAGATTCAAGGCTACGATGTTCCTGCGAAAACACAGATCTTAGTCAACGTTTATGCGATGGGTCGTGATCCAAAACTCTGGGAAAACGCAGATGAGTTTAACCCTGACAGGTTTCTCGACAGTTCCGTTgattttaaaggaaaaaactaCGAGTTTATACCGTTTGGATCTGGTAGGAGAATATGTCCAGGGATGACAATGGGTACCATACTTGTTGAGATGGCATTGTTGAATTTGCTTTACTTCTTCGATTGGGGATTGGCGAAGCAGGAGGAAGCCAAAGAGATCATCAATGGGGAAGAAAATTTTCTAGCCTTCTTTCAAGTTCTTCACCACTGA
- the PES2 gene encoding Esterase/lipase/thioesterase family protein (Esterase/lipase/thioesterase family protein; FUNCTIONS IN: transferase activity, transferring acyl groups other than amino-acyl groups, catalytic activity, acyltransferase activity; INVOLVED IN: metabolic process; LOCATED IN: plastoglobule; CONTAINS InterPro DOMAIN/s: Diacylglycerol acyltransferase (InterPro:IPR007130), Phospholipid/glycerol acyltransferase (InterPro:IPR002123); BEST Arabidopsis thaliana protein match is: Esterase/lipase/thioesterase family protein (TAIR:AT3G26820.1); Has 601 Blast hits to 592 proteins in 177 species: Archae - 0; Bacteria - 312; Metazoa - 80; Fungi - 0; Plants - 156; Viruses - 0; Other Eukaryotes - 53 (source: NCBI BLink).) → MAVTVLPSVSGLSAVASSSNLRRLTSASNHRLTAIKSVTSTSSPPTPSSGVQRRRKNNDENRATVAKVVENPYSKVEAARPDLQKRLSDFLEEAREFVGDGGGPPRWFSPLECGAQATNSPLLLYLPGIDGTGLGLIRHHKKLGEIFDIWCLHIPVSDRTPVKDLVKLIEETVKSENFRLPNRPIYLVGESIGACLALDVAARNPNIDLSLILVNPATHVNNFMVQPLSGMLNVLPDGLPTLLEDIFDFGFKQGDPLTGMLDALSNEFSVQRMGGVGGGMLRDVLAVSANLPTLSRMFPKDTLLWKLEMLKYAIASVNSHIYSVRAETLILLSGRDHWLLKEEDIDRYSRTLPKCIVRKLDDNGQFPLLEDGVDLATIIKCTCFYRRGKSHDHITDYIMPTTFELKQQVDDHRLLMDGTSPVMLSTLEDGTVVRSLEGLPSEGPVLYVGYHMILGFELAPMVIQLMTERNIHLRGLAHPMLFKNLQDSLVDTKMFDKYKIMGGVPVSHFNIYKLLREKAHVLLYPGGVREALHRKGEEYKLFWPERSEFVRVASKFGAKIVPFGVVGEDDICEIVLDSNDQRNIPILKDLMEKATKDAGNIREGDESELGNQECYFPGLVPKIPGRFYYYFGKPIETAGKEKELKDKEKAQELYLQVKSEVEQCIDYLKVKRESDPYRHLLPRMLYQASHGWSSEIPTFDL, encoded by the exons ATGGCTGTTACAGTACTTCCTTCCGTCTCCGGTCTCTCTGCCGTCGCATCTTCATCGAACCTACGACGTCTGACCTCCGCCTCGAACCATCGACTCACGGCGATAAAATCCGTAACATCTACTTCTTCTCCTCCTACCCCTTCTAGTGGTGTTCAACGGAGACGGAAGAATAATGATGAAAACAGAGCCACGGTGGCGAAGGTGGTGGAGAATCCGTATTCGAAAGTGGAGGCGGCGCGTCCGGATTTGCAAAAGAGGTTGTCAGATTTTTTGGAAGAAGCTAGAGAGTTCGTCGGAGATGGAGGAGGTCCACCTCGTTGGTTCTCTCCATTGGAGTGTGGCGCTCAAGCTACAAACTCTCCTCTTCTCCTATACTTACCTG GGATTGATGGAACTGGACTAGGTCTTATTCGCCATCACAAGAAACTTGGGGA GATTTTTGATATATGGTGCCTGCACATACCAGTCAGTGATCGTACTCCTGTTAAAG ACTTGGTGAAGCTTATTGAGGAAACCGTTAAGTCAGAGAACTTTCGTTTACCAAATAGACCAATATATTTAGTTGGAGAATCTATTGGAGCATGTCTTGCTTTAGATGTTGCAGCCAGAAATCCCAACATCGATCTTTCTCTGATCTTGGTTAATCCAG CCACACATGTCAACAACTTCATGGTGCAACCTCTATCAGGAATGCTAAATGTTTTACCCGATGGTCTTCCAACGCTATTGGAAgatatctttgattttggttttaagcaAG GCGATCCATTAACTGGGATGTTAGACGCTTTGTCGAATGAATTTTCTGTCCAGCGAATGGGCGGAGTAGGTGGAGGGATGCTAAGAGATGTCCTTGCTGTTTCAGCTAATCTTCCT ACTCTTAGTAGGATGTTCCCTAAGGACACACTGCTTTGGAAGCTGGAAATGCTTAAGTATGCTATTGCTTCTGTGAACTCTCACATATACTCAGTCAGAGCGGAAACACTCATACTTCTGAG TGGACGCGATCATTGGCTCCTGAAGGAGGAAGACATTGACAGATACTCGCGCACGTTGCCAAAATGTATTGTCCGTAAGCTCGACGACAATGGACAGTTTCCCCTTTTG GAGGATGGTGTAGATCTTGCTACTATCATCAAGTGTACTTGTTTTTATCGCCGTGGGAAGTCTCACGATCACATTACGGATTACATTATGCCTACCACATTTGAGTTAAAACAACAAGTAGACGATCACCG ATTGCTAATGGATGGTACTTCTCCTGTAATGCTGTCAACTCTAGAAGACGGCACAGTTGTAAGGAGCCTCGAAGGATTACCTTCAGAGGGACCTGTTTTGTACGTTGGCTATCACATGATATTGGGATTTGAGTTAGCTCCAATGGTAATTCAACTCATGACAGAGAGGAACATTCACCTGCGGGGTTTGGCACATCCCATGCTATTTAAGAATCTCCAAGACTCATTAGTCGACACGAAGATGTTTGACAAATATAAGATAATGGGTGGAGTTCCAGTCTCCCATTTCAATATCTACAAACTACTGCGTGAAAAGGCTCATGTGCTTCTGTATCCTGGAGGTGTCCGTGAAGCTTTGCATAGAAAA GGTGAAGAATACAAGCTGTTTTGGCCAGAACGGTCCGAGTTTGTGAGAGTTGCATCTAAATTTGGAGCCAAAATTGTTCCTTTTGGTGTTGTTGGAGAAGACGATATCTGCGAA ATTGTCCTGGATTCTAATGATCAAAGGAACATCCCTATCCTCAAGGATTTAATGGAAAAGGCAACAAAGGACGCTGGCAACATAAG GGAAGGCGATGAGAGCGAATTGGGAAACCAAGAGTGCTATTTCCCAGGACTTGTACCTAAGATTCCAGGGCGGTTCTACTATTACTTTGGCAAACCAATAGAAACAGCAG GTAAGGAGAAAGAACtaaaagacaaagagaagGCACAAGAGCTCTACTTGCAAGTTAAATCTGAGGTAGAACAATGCATTGACTATTTAAAAgtgaaaagagagagtgatCCCTACAGACACTTATTGCCTAGGATGTTGTATCAGGCCTCACATGGTTGGTCTTCTGAAATTCCAACGTTTGATCTCTAA
- a CDS encoding histone-lysine N-methyltransferase (histone-lysine N-methyltransferases; FUNCTIONS IN: histone-lysine N-methyltransferase activity; INVOLVED IN: regulation of transcription, DNA-dependent; LOCATED IN: chromosome; EXPRESSED IN: 19 plant structures; EXPRESSED DURING: 11 growth stages; CONTAINS InterPro DOMAIN/s: SRI, Set2 Rpb1 interacting (InterPro:IPR013257); BEST Arabidopsis thaliana protein match is: Zinc finger C-x8-C-x5-C-x3-H type family protein (TAIR:AT3G18640.1); Has 35333 Blast hits to 34131 proteins in 2444 species: Archae - 798; Bacteria - 22429; Metazoa - 974; Fungi - 991; Plants - 531; Viruses - 0; Other Eukaryotes - 9610 (source: NCBI BLink).) has translation MTFQTEVPDDGSRQASSSPYSGKGKIVPECGLVGDMYDPFVDSFEPASVKLDCVQEHEPDNDLCIVPKASISSNRPLSMEENNQAVDKEPLCESEMTARVSVSSNKPADVEENTAGIEIGEVVSGEDDEFGKNVDDGRECNSHETLTPNSDNENPKVENNVHEGDNTRKKSREKSKERDSSRSMKLFKVVLTKFVKDLLKPSWRQGNMSKEAFKTIVKRVVDKVSNSMEGRRIPKSRAKIDKYIDSSQQKLTKLVMGYVDKYVKA, from the exons ATGACTTTTCAGACAGAGGTTCCTGATGATGGTTCTagacaagcttcttcttcgccttACTCTGGAAAAGGCAAGATTGTTCCGGAATGTGGTCTTGTTGGTGATATGTATGATCCTTTTGTAGACAGTTTTGAACCAGCGTCTGTGAAATTAGATTGTGTTCAGGAGCATGAACCAGATAACGACTTGTGCATTGTACCGAAGGCGAGCATTTCTTCGAATAGACCGCTTAGTATGGAAGAAAACAACCAAGCTGTTGATAAGGAACCTTTATGTGAGTCAGAAATGACTGCTCGGGTCAGTGTTTCCTCGAACAAACCAGCTGATGTTGAAGAAAACACTGCTGGAATTGAGATTGGAGAAGTTGTTTCTGGAGAGGATGATGAGTTTGGTAAGAATGTGGACGATGGAAGAGAATGTAATAGCCATGAGACTTTGACTCCAAACTCTGATAATGAGAATCCGAAGGTAGAGAACAATGTACATGAAGGCGATAACACAAGGAAAAAGTCTCGAGAGAAATCAAAGGAGAGAGATTCATCAAGGTCCATGAAGCTTTTCAAAGTCGTGCTTACAAAATTCGTCAAGGATCTTCTGAAACCATCGTGGAGACAAGGGAATATGAGCAAGGAGGCGTTTAAGACTATTGTGAAGAGAGTGGTGGATAAAGTATCAAACTCAATGGAGGGTCGTCGTATTCCCAAATCAAGAGCTAAGATCGATAAGTACATTGATTCTTCACAGCAGAAGCTTACCAAACTGGTTATG gGTTATGTAGACAAGTATGTCAAAGCATAG
- a CDS encoding RNA-directed DNA polymerase (reverse transcriptase)-related family protein (RNA-directed DNA polymerase (reverse transcriptase)-related family protein; CONTAINS InterPro DOMAIN/s: RNA-directed DNA polymerase (reverse transcriptase), related (InterPro:IPR015706); BEST Arabidopsis thaliana protein match is: Ribonuclease H-like superfamily protein (TAIR:AT2G02650.1); Has 202 Blast hits to 202 proteins in 9 species: Archae - 0; Bacteria - 0; Metazoa - 1; Fungi - 0; Plants - 201; Viruses - 0; Other Eukaryotes - 0 (source: NCBI BLink).) gives MTNNWIGDIWSLKISPKIKLLIWKALNNALPVGAQLLSRNISIEPFCTRCRDFETITHILFNCPFAQREVIMKSIIDAKEWQTAQQMGSMLGSTPSLFPRIHDERTPCNPICLSCNPMLLSTFPSIVRAWDGKSSPKLRDHTPNTLLLAIMCYLRYLSLTTGS, from the exons ATGACGAACAACTGGATTGGAGATATTTGGTCCTTGAAAATCTCCCCAAAAATCAAACTCCTCATTTGGAAAGCGCTCAATAATGCTCTTCCTGTTGGGGCTCAACTGCTTTCCCGGAACATTTCTATAGAACCTTTCTGCACCCGATGCAGAGACTTTGAAACCATCACTCACATCTTATTCAACTGCCCTTTTGCTCAGAGA GAAGTTATTATGAAATCCATCATTGACGCAAAGGAATGGCAAACTGCCCAGCAGATGGGATCCATGCTTGGTTCTACTCCTTCCCTTTTCCCTCGGATTCATGATGAGAGGACTCCTTGCAACCCAATATGTTTATCCTGCAATCCGATGCTGCTTTCAACTTTCCCGAGCATCGTGCGAGCCTGGGATGGAAAATCTTCTCCCAAGCTTCGGGATCATACACcaaacactcttcttcttgcaATTATGTGTTATCTCCGCTATCTCAGCCTTACAACTGGGAGCTAA